One genomic segment of Chitinophaga sancti includes these proteins:
- a CDS encoding GxGYxYP domain-containing protein, producing the protein MIKSGNPSVKIAVAMSLLLMPFCAMPSMAQTTWPQGQLLPSFPATAQTQDLIILRETSTKWEAEGSSLSHKTGRLETDGWLCQVGIDAANDHMIYGPYDNTIPAGANVAEFRMKTDNNTANNDPVVDIDVRDATTGATLASQTITRTMFTIAGDYVTFTLPFTMPADNHSIELRIYWRGSAYTKVDYVAVQQNNSSAEMYLFASLKGIVNKTQPRIFSYEGDAFAEGQYTWLNSLGLSYNDVSDKYSLITKYRSEIGGLIVYDPSQIHTVNLATMLAKNQNALICSPTLLSKLQAAPYNLPILTDLRGVYSSKMAVYEAMYNTYWPNADKRLLIGLDPSTHKAALREYATAIGAATIWLDPDVAEESTLLNSFLASMPAGANFMGWWQNEGSGVQRTSTYGITTIASDWSSNLTVHSGMPRTVNLKAMPQKPALQNKIYVAFILSDGDNLQYVEHLMRKLWNDPGRGQVPMGWTLSPAMLDAMPGALNYYWQSSTDNDNLISGPSGYGYTYPNSWDQAKLNQFVAKTEDYNQRAGFRVVTIWNTITGGINQNVGQTYATYAPSLLGMTAQNTNGGLTIYNNTLPGMALNCNYCTTEQTIKDNIASAAAGWNGTSPRFIIIQAQPWQGVTPTSFKNAATALNSDYVVVRPDHIFQLIREANGLPVDSPSSNLFKLSKAMGSSVPAQQQSVISCK; encoded by the coding sequence ATGATCAAATCCGGTAACCCGTCTGTAAAGATTGCAGTAGCCATGTCGTTGCTACTGATGCCGTTTTGCGCCATGCCCTCAATGGCTCAAACCACCTGGCCCCAGGGTCAGTTATTGCCATCATTTCCTGCTACCGCACAAACGCAGGACCTGATTATCCTTCGCGAGACTTCCACGAAATGGGAAGCAGAAGGTTCTTCACTAAGTCATAAAACAGGCCGTTTAGAAACCGATGGCTGGCTTTGCCAGGTGGGTATCGACGCAGCCAACGACCATATGATATATGGTCCTTATGACAACACTATTCCCGCAGGTGCGAATGTAGCGGAGTTCCGTATGAAGACGGACAACAATACCGCCAACAATGATCCTGTTGTGGATATTGATGTGCGAGACGCGACAACGGGTGCTACCCTGGCGTCGCAAACCATTACCCGTACTATGTTTACCATAGCGGGTGATTATGTCACTTTCACATTGCCGTTTACCATGCCGGCAGATAACCATTCGATAGAACTGCGTATATATTGGCGGGGTTCGGCTTATACGAAAGTGGATTATGTAGCTGTACAGCAGAATAATTCTTCTGCAGAAATGTACTTATTTGCTTCACTGAAAGGTATTGTCAACAAGACACAACCACGTATCTTCTCTTACGAAGGAGATGCATTTGCCGAAGGTCAGTATACCTGGTTGAATTCTCTCGGGTTGAGCTATAACGATGTATCGGATAAGTATAGCCTGATCACCAAGTACCGTAGCGAAATCGGTGGTTTGATCGTGTATGATCCATCTCAGATCCATACCGTGAACCTGGCCACCATGCTGGCAAAGAATCAGAATGCGTTGATCTGTTCACCAACATTGCTATCCAAATTGCAGGCAGCGCCTTACAACCTGCCGATCTTAACAGATCTGCGTGGTGTGTATAGCAGCAAGATGGCGGTGTACGAGGCTATGTATAATACTTACTGGCCGAATGCAGACAAGCGTTTATTGATCGGGTTAGATCCTTCTACGCACAAAGCTGCATTGCGTGAATATGCCACGGCTATTGGTGCTGCGACCATCTGGCTGGATCCTGACGTTGCAGAGGAAAGTACGTTGTTGAATAGTTTTCTCGCATCAATGCCTGCAGGTGCTAACTTCATGGGTTGGTGGCAGAACGAAGGATCGGGTGTGCAAAGGACATCAACTTATGGTATCACCACTATTGCGAGTGACTGGTCTTCCAACCTCACCGTACATAGCGGTATGCCTAGAACAGTGAACCTGAAAGCAATGCCACAGAAACCAGCATTGCAGAATAAAATTTATGTGGCATTTATATTGAGTGATGGCGACAACCTGCAATATGTAGAACACCTGATGCGTAAACTGTGGAATGACCCGGGACGCGGACAGGTGCCGATGGGATGGACATTATCACCAGCCATGCTGGATGCGATGCCGGGTGCATTGAACTACTACTGGCAGTCATCAACAGATAATGATAACCTGATCAGTGGTCCTTCCGGCTATGGCTATACCTATCCTAACAGCTGGGATCAGGCGAAGCTGAACCAGTTTGTGGCGAAGACAGAAGATTATAATCAGCGTGCAGGATTTAGAGTGGTGACAATATGGAATACCATCACCGGTGGTATTAATCAGAATGTAGGTCAGACGTATGCAACGTATGCGCCATCACTGCTGGGGATGACTGCGCAGAATACCAATGGTGGTTTAACGATTTATAACAATACACTACCGGGTATGGCACTGAATTGTAACTATTGTACAACAGAGCAGACCATCAAAGATAATATTGCTTCTGCAGCTGCAGGCTGGAATGGTACATCGCCTAGATTTATCATTATACAGGCGCAGCCATGGCAGGGTGTAACGCCTACCAGCTTTAAGAATGCGGCGACAGCACTGAATTCCGATTATGTGGTAGTAAGACCGGATCATATCTTCCAGTTGATTCGTGAAGCCAATGGATTGCCGGTAGATTCGCCAAGCAGTAATTTGTTTAAGTTGTCAAAGGCAATGGGATCATCTGTACCTGCGCAGCAGCAGTCGGTGATTAGTTGTAAGTAA
- a CDS encoding helix-turn-helix transcriptional regulator — protein MQPYRVKSIGEFHQLRGLPMTGHPLISVVQFNTIKELPVFEPKTLVPDFYLIALKQGFAKGVKIKYGQQDYDFDAGVLSFMAPGQVFGMEMDEQTMREMMAMKDANGWMLMVHPDFLWNTPLAKKMRQYAFFDYAVNEALFLSDKEENTLVHIMDNIEQEIFANIDTFSHNITISLLESLLNYSERFYQRQFLTRRRSSHQLLTQLDNLLEVYFKEQRGLPTVSYVATELHVSADYLSGLLKALTGLSTQQHIHEKLIEQAKVQLSTTTLSVSEIAYQLGFEHPQSFSKLFKTKTNVSPLAFRQSFN, from the coding sequence ATGCAACCATATAGAGTAAAATCCATTGGCGAATTTCACCAGTTAAGGGGTTTGCCCATGACAGGTCACCCATTGATCAGTGTGGTGCAATTCAATACGATCAAAGAGTTGCCCGTATTCGAGCCGAAGACATTGGTGCCAGACTTCTATCTTATTGCCCTGAAGCAGGGTTTTGCAAAAGGAGTAAAGATAAAATATGGTCAGCAGGATTATGATTTTGATGCAGGGGTTTTGTCGTTTATGGCCCCGGGACAGGTATTTGGTATGGAGATGGACGAACAGACCATGAGGGAAATGATGGCAATGAAGGACGCAAATGGATGGATGCTGATGGTACATCCTGATTTTCTATGGAATACGCCATTAGCAAAGAAGATGCGACAGTATGCTTTTTTTGATTATGCAGTAAATGAAGCGTTGTTTTTATCCGATAAAGAAGAAAATACGCTGGTGCATATAATGGATAATATAGAGCAGGAGATCTTTGCGAACATAGATACCTTTAGTCATAATATAACTATCTCATTGTTGGAATCATTATTGAATTATTCAGAGCGTTTTTATCAGCGACAGTTTTTGACGAGGCGAAGAAGCAGTCATCAGTTATTAACGCAATTGGATAATTTGCTGGAAGTATATTTTAAAGAACAACGGGGTTTGCCTACGGTGAGTTATGTAGCAACAGAACTACATGTTTCCGCAGATTATCTGAGTGGGTTATTGAAGGCGTTAACTGGGTTAAGTACGCAGCAGCATATACATGAAAAACTGATTGAGCAGGCGAAGGTACAGTTGTCTACGACCACATTGTCAGTGAGTGAAATTGCTTACCAGCTTGGGTTTGAGCATCCGCAATCATTTAGTAAATTATTTAAGACGAAGACGAATGTATCGCCGTTAGCATTCAGGCAATCCTTTAATTAG
- a CDS encoding NAD(P)H-binding protein produces MKIIVTGSLGNISKPLAILLVEKGHEVTVISSDEAKAETIIALGAKPAIGSLEDPDFLQEAFKGADAVYCMTPFNMAEQDQLGYFTRIANNYVQAIQTNNIKRVIHLSGWAAEAIKDHNAEGFFNHLKDVNVTHLRPGSFYSNFYGLIGMIKTYGMIMSNYGGDDMIAFVAPEDIADVVVEELETPSQGIKIRYVASDELTCNEAAKILGTAIGKPDLQWPALPAEQVLQGMEMMGMPKELAAMLVAMQEALHSGRVQEKYFQQRPVPGKRKLKDFAPLFAAAY; encoded by the coding sequence ATGAAAATCATAGTAACCGGATCATTAGGCAATATCAGTAAGCCACTGGCCATTTTATTAGTTGAAAAAGGACATGAGGTGACAGTCATCAGCAGTGATGAGGCAAAAGCCGAAACGATTATTGCTTTGGGCGCAAAGCCGGCCATCGGCAGTCTGGAGGACCCTGATTTCTTACAGGAAGCATTCAAAGGAGCAGATGCCGTGTATTGCATGACCCCTTTCAATATGGCAGAACAGGACCAACTGGGATACTTTACACGTATTGCCAATAATTACGTACAGGCCATTCAGACAAATAATATAAAAAGAGTGATCCACCTCAGTGGGTGGGCAGCGGAAGCGATCAAAGACCATAACGCGGAAGGCTTTTTCAATCACTTAAAAGATGTAAACGTGACCCATTTAAGACCGGGATCGTTTTATTCTAATTTTTACGGCCTTATTGGTATGATCAAAACTTATGGCATGATTATGTCCAACTATGGCGGTGATGATATGATAGCCTTTGTAGCACCGGAAGATATTGCAGATGTAGTAGTGGAAGAACTGGAAACACCTTCACAGGGAATTAAGATCCGCTACGTAGCCAGTGATGAACTTACCTGTAACGAAGCGGCAAAAATACTGGGTACAGCCATCGGCAAACCCGATCTGCAATGGCCGGCATTGCCTGCAGAACAGGTACTACAGGGTATGGAAATGATGGGTATGCCTAAAGAGCTGGCAGCTATGCTGGTAGCCATGCAGGAAGCGCTGCACAGCGGCAGGGTTCAGGAAAAATACTTTCAGCAACGGCCTGTACCGGGAAAACGGAAACTGAAGGATTTTGCACCTTTATTTGCAGCAGCTTATTAA